The Solibacillus daqui genome has a segment encoding these proteins:
- a CDS encoding methionine ABC transporter ATP-binding protein translates to MIDIQNITKVYKTKNGDLTAVNDVNLSINKGEIFGIIGYSGAGKSTMIRLLNGLEKPTTGSVIVNGQDIAKASGNELRSARQKISMIFQHFNLLWSRTVEENIAFPLEIAGVPNAKRAQRVEELIELVGLKGRGKAYPSQLSGGQKQRVGIARALANNPEVLLCDEATSALDPETTDSILQLLLDINKQIGLTIVLITHEMHVIRKICNRVAVMEAGKVVEQGDVLQVFQLPQAPITKNFVSKAAGETQETQASLEQILTNYPSGKIVKLTFAGATTEQPVISQIIKQFDVVINIVHGKISTTTGGSLGTLFVHIDGDKQQIQKALQFLKQHEIQMEVIEHD, encoded by the coding sequence ATGATTGATATACAAAACATAACGAAAGTTTATAAAACAAAAAACGGCGATCTAACCGCCGTCAATGATGTAAACTTGTCGATTAATAAAGGTGAAATTTTCGGAATTATTGGATATAGTGGGGCCGGTAAAAGTACGATGATTCGCTTATTAAACGGTTTAGAAAAGCCAACAACTGGCTCGGTTATTGTCAATGGACAAGATATTGCGAAAGCGTCAGGTAATGAGTTACGTTCAGCTCGCCAAAAGATCAGCATGATTTTCCAACACTTTAATTTACTTTGGTCACGTACGGTTGAGGAAAACATTGCGTTCCCACTTGAAATTGCAGGTGTACCGAATGCCAAGCGTGCACAGCGCGTAGAGGAATTAATCGAACTAGTTGGTTTAAAGGGGCGCGGTAAAGCGTATCCGTCACAATTATCGGGTGGTCAAAAGCAGCGTGTCGGCATTGCCCGCGCATTAGCAAACAATCCAGAAGTATTACTTTGTGATGAAGCAACTTCTGCACTAGACCCAGAAACAACGGATTCGATTTTACAATTACTGCTAGACATTAACAAACAAATCGGGCTAACAATTGTTCTGATTACGCACGAAATGCACGTTATCCGTAAAATTTGTAACCGTGTCGCAGTTATGGAAGCTGGTAAAGTTGTAGAACAAGGGGATGTATTACAAGTGTTCCAACTTCCTCAAGCACCGATTACGAAAAACTTCGTATCGAAGGCTGCTGGTGAAACGCAAGAAACACAAGCATCGCTAGAGCAAATTTTAACGAACTATCCATCAGGAAAAATTGTGAAATTGACATTTGCTGGAGCTACAACAGAGCAACCGGTCATCTCCCAAATTATTAAGCAATTCGATGTTGTCATTAATATTGTGCATGGCAAAATTTCAACGACAACGGGCGGTTCACTTGGTACATTGTTTGTCCACATTGATGGCGACAAGCAGCAAATACAAAAGGCACTCCAATTTTTAAAACAGCATGAAATACAAATGGAGGTGATTGAGCATGATTAA
- a CDS encoding thioredoxin family protein, producing the protein MEQWTRSQWEQSVQQHEKSALFIYTPMCGTCDVAKRILNVIEELLPDLPIGMANINYLENLAQDLKIESVPCLLVSNNGQLQEKIYAFQSVPFLYEILKK; encoded by the coding sequence ATGGAACAATGGACAAGAAGCCAATGGGAGCAAAGTGTACAACAACATGAAAAAAGTGCACTTTTTATCTATACCCCTATGTGTGGGACATGTGATGTGGCCAAAAGAATTTTAAATGTAATTGAGGAATTACTACCAGATTTACCGATTGGAATGGCAAATATCAATTATTTAGAGAACCTCGCACAAGATCTGAAAATTGAAAGTGTTCCTTGCTTACTTGTTTCTAATAATGGACAATTACAGGAAAAAATTTATGCTTTTCAATCCGTACCATTTTTGTATGAAATATTAAAAAAGTAA
- a CDS encoding toprim domain-containing protein, whose protein sequence is MGKCIIVEGRADKLRIEPILAENVTILCTNGTISEVDLIDLLEAYEQDDIVTFFDADKNGEKLRKLMNRVYPEAQQFIIPQQYNEVEKTPTVILRDLLQQAKFLVR, encoded by the coding sequence ATGGGAAAATGTATCATAGTAGAAGGACGTGCAGATAAGTTGAGAATCGAGCCAATTTTAGCAGAGAATGTGACAATTCTTTGTACGAATGGCACAATCAGTGAAGTCGATTTAATTGATTTATTAGAAGCTTACGAGCAAGATGATATTGTGACATTTTTTGACGCAGATAAAAATGGAGAAAAATTACGAAAGCTCATGAATCGGGTGTATCCAGAAGCGCAACAATTTATTATTCCGCAACAGTATAATGAAGTTGAAAAAACACCAACCGTTATATTACGCGATTTATTACAACAGGCAAAATTTTTAGTAAGATAG
- the gcvH gene encoding glycine cleavage system protein GcvH produces MSTPKELSYTKEHEWIKVEGNKATIGITDFAQSELGDIVFVELPEVGDEIAKDQPFGSVESVKTVSELYAPVSGTVVAVNEELSDNPEFVNESPYGTAWMITVELSNEAEVEELMDADAYAELIEQ; encoded by the coding sequence ATGAGCACACCAAAAGAATTAAGTTATACAAAAGAGCACGAGTGGATTAAAGTTGAAGGAAACAAAGCAACAATCGGTATTACAGACTTCGCACAATCTGAATTAGGCGACATCGTATTCGTTGAGCTACCAGAAGTAGGAGACGAAATTGCTAAAGATCAACCATTCGGTAGTGTGGAATCAGTAAAAACAGTTTCTGAACTTTACGCACCAGTGTCAGGTACAGTTGTTGCAGTAAATGAAGAATTATCAGATAACCCAGAATTCGTTAACGAATCTCCATACGGTACAGCTTGGATGATTACAGTTGAGCTTTCTAATGAAGCTGAAGTTGAAGAATTAATGGATGCAGATGCATACGCTGAATTAATCGAGCAATAA
- a CDS encoding arsenate reductase family protein, protein MTIQFINYPKCTTCKKAQKWLDENGIAYENIHIVEQTPSKEQLKAYYEASGLPLKKFFNTSGMKYRELELKDKLPTMSEDEQLALLASDGMLIKRPLVTDGKKLTLGFKESDFLETWK, encoded by the coding sequence ATGACAATTCAATTTATTAACTATCCAAAATGTACAACCTGTAAAAAAGCACAAAAATGGTTAGATGAAAACGGTATTGCCTATGAAAATATTCACATCGTTGAACAAACGCCTTCTAAAGAACAGTTAAAGGCATATTATGAAGCAAGTGGTCTTCCCTTAAAGAAATTTTTTAACACATCAGGCATGAAGTACCGTGAGTTAGAGTTGAAAGACAAATTACCAACAATGTCTGAAGACGAGCAATTAGCACTATTAGCATCAGATGGCATGTTAATTAAACGTCCACTCGTAACAGATGGAAAAAAATTAACATTAGGATTTAAGGAGTCTGACTTCTTGGAAACTTGGAAATAA
- a CDS encoding choice-of-anchor I family protein, translating into MSKYFTSKTMFALALAGTLIAAPSLTTEAAVQNYQLSVDAHYDSGVQNPDGGTTEIIAYNKHNHSMYLINGDTKLVEKISLNYSSANAMNLVPDFSVDIAELIKTIDPDFVYGGLPSIAISPNENVVVAAVQSDDYTKDGYAVFLTGEGELLSIVKIGVQPDNITFSPDGKKVLTANEGEPRNGYGKGIEDPQGTVSVIDVSNGFTGLTTKNITFEAFDRAEKRAELVKDQVIIKKDAKPSEDLEPEYVVVSEDSKYAYVSLQENNAIAKIDLTTNEVISVNGLGFKDHQEKGNELDLLKNKDVKLQNENVFGIYMPDGISTYSANGKNYIVTANEGDSREWGEEDTPSFHLNENEKEVDGNEIVYYDTTQYDGFDDGKDYIFGGRSFSIIDADTMEIVFDSGSDFEKITAELYPKYFNTTNDEVKIDNRSGKKGPEPEDVKVGKIGDEVFAFIGLERIGGIMMYNITDPTKVKFVDYMNTRDFSEAIKGDVSPEGLAFVTSEKPQLLVGHEVSGTVTVLDILAKDKNLKFNDIENHIAKNEIIEVTQAGLLTGVNETTFAPNKPFTKTQAATVLNRLAGNTNTNGIEWAIENNLIPGVTDQIFASNKEITREEFAYAVYNYLVLSGETFEEVTAEKYNDDAKLSTEAKQAIYALQSKGIMIGSDKNFNPNKTLTRAQAAIVFSRMLN; encoded by the coding sequence ATGAGTAAATACTTTACATCAAAAACAATGTTCGCTTTAGCGTTGGCTGGAACATTGATTGCGGCACCGAGCTTAACAACGGAAGCAGCTGTACAAAATTATCAATTATCAGTCGATGCTCATTATGATTCAGGCGTTCAAAATCCTGATGGTGGGACGACTGAAATTATTGCCTATAACAAACACAATCATTCGATGTATTTAATTAACGGTGATACAAAATTAGTAGAAAAAATCTCTCTGAATTATTCTTCAGCAAATGCAATGAACTTAGTACCCGATTTTTCTGTAGACATTGCTGAATTAATTAAAACTATCGATCCTGATTTCGTTTACGGGGGGCTACCGAGTATTGCCATTTCCCCTAATGAAAACGTTGTAGTTGCTGCAGTCCAATCCGATGATTATACAAAAGATGGTTATGCCGTATTTTTAACTGGTGAAGGAGAGCTATTAAGTATCGTAAAAATAGGGGTACAACCTGATAACATTACATTCTCACCAGATGGAAAAAAAGTATTAACTGCTAACGAAGGGGAACCTCGTAACGGTTATGGAAAAGGAATTGAAGACCCACAAGGTACCGTATCTGTAATTGATGTATCAAATGGTTTTACGGGTTTGACAACTAAAAATATTACATTTGAAGCATTTGATCGTGCTGAAAAACGTGCCGAGTTAGTAAAAGACCAAGTAATTATAAAGAAAGATGCCAAACCATCTGAAGATTTAGAGCCTGAATATGTAGTCGTAAGTGAAGATAGCAAATATGCTTACGTTTCACTCCAAGAAAACAATGCCATCGCAAAAATAGACTTAACAACAAACGAAGTAATTTCAGTAAATGGGTTAGGATTTAAAGACCATCAAGAAAAAGGAAATGAATTGGATCTACTTAAAAATAAGGACGTAAAACTTCAGAATGAGAATGTCTTTGGCATTTATATGCCAGATGGGATTTCAACGTATAGCGCGAACGGTAAAAATTATATTGTCACTGCGAATGAGGGAGACAGTCGTGAATGGGGAGAAGAAGACACACCTTCATTCCATTTAAATGAAAACGAAAAAGAAGTAGATGGCAACGAAATCGTATATTATGATACGACGCAATATGACGGCTTTGATGATGGAAAAGACTATATTTTTGGTGGACGCTCTTTCTCAATCATTGATGCCGATACAATGGAAATCGTATTTGATAGCGGAAGTGATTTTGAAAAAATAACGGCCGAGCTTTACCCTAAATACTTCAATACGACGAATGATGAAGTAAAGATTGATAACCGTAGCGGTAAAAAAGGGCCTGAGCCTGAAGATGTTAAAGTTGGTAAAATCGGTGACGAAGTATTCGCATTCATTGGTTTAGAGCGTATCGGTGGGATTATGATGTACAACATTACAGATCCAACAAAGGTTAAATTTGTCGACTATATGAATACGCGTGACTTTAGCGAAGCTATAAAAGGTGACGTTTCTCCAGAGGGATTAGCATTTGTGACGAGTGAAAAACCTCAATTATTAGTTGGGCATGAGGTTAGCGGAACTGTAACAGTGTTAGATATCCTGGCAAAAGATAAAAATCTAAAATTCAACGACATTGAAAATCATATTGCAAAAAATGAAATTATCGAAGTAACACAAGCCGGATTATTAACTGGGGTTAACGAAACGACATTCGCACCTAACAAACCATTCACAAAAACTCAAGCTGCAACTGTATTAAATCGATTAGCTGGAAATACAAATACGAATGGGATTGAATGGGCAATTGAAAACAATTTAATTCCAGGTGTAACGGATCAAATATTTGCTTCAAACAAAGAAATTACTCGAGAAGAATTTGCCTATGCAGTTTATAACTATCTTGTTTTATCTGGTGAAACATTCGAGGAGGTAACAGCAGAAAAATATAATGACGATGCCAAGCTTAGCACAGAGGCAAAACAAGCAATCTATGCACTTCAATCAAAGGGAATCATGATTGGCTCAGATAAAAACTTCAATCCAAACAAAACTTTAACTCGTGCACAAGCCGCAATCGTCTTCAGCCGAATGTTAAACTAA
- a CDS encoding acyl-CoA dehydrogenase family protein: MEQTTNIIKGGGFLIEDVEIERVITPEDFTDEQKMIAQTTQEYVQNEIVPVIENLEHHEFEHSVRLLKKAGDLGLLAADIPEEYEGLGLDKISSALIGEKMSPAGGFSITHGAHVGIGSLPIVLFGNHEQKTQYLPKLASGELIAAYALTEPGSGSDALGAKTTAKLNEAGTHYILNGEKQWITNAGFADVFVVYAKIDGDKFTAFIVERTYQGVSVGPEEKKMGIKSSSTRTLILEDAVVPVENVLGEIGRGHVIAFNILNIGRYKLGVGTVGASKRAFELAVAYTNQRQQFKTKLSDFNLTKEKLATMASQIYASESLNYRTVGYFEDRLSQLSEAEQKDGKAIAGAIAEYAIECSIAKVFGSETLDYVADEAVQLHGGYGFMAEYEVERIYRDSRINRIFEGTNEINRMIVPGTFMKKALKGELPLLQVAQELQNELLMLMPEEIGNEALEQEKYLVKNAKKIAVLAAGAAAQRFGAKLDAEQEVLVNIANIANQLYAMESAVIRTQKAIARDGEEKAAQKILYTQIFCQEAFAEIEKEAKETLIASVEGDNARMILSALRKLTRNNPYNLILKKRQASVKLIEAEKFVV; the protein is encoded by the coding sequence ATGGAACAAACAACAAACATTATTAAAGGTGGCGGCTTCTTAATCGAAGACGTAGAAATCGAGCGTGTAATTACACCAGAGGACTTCACTGACGAGCAAAAAATGATTGCACAAACAACACAAGAGTATGTGCAAAATGAAATTGTGCCAGTAATTGAAAACTTGGAGCATCACGAGTTTGAGCACTCTGTACGTTTATTAAAAAAGGCAGGAGATTTAGGTTTATTAGCTGCTGATATACCTGAAGAGTACGAAGGTTTAGGCTTAGACAAAATTTCTTCAGCATTAATTGGTGAAAAAATGTCGCCAGCGGGTGGTTTCTCTATTACGCACGGTGCACATGTTGGTATTGGTTCTTTACCAATCGTATTATTCGGTAACCATGAGCAAAAAACACAATACTTACCGAAGTTGGCATCAGGTGAGTTAATCGCTGCTTACGCGTTAACAGAGCCAGGTTCAGGCTCAGACGCATTAGGTGCGAAAACGACGGCAAAGTTAAATGAAGCAGGCACTCACTACATTTTAAATGGTGAAAAACAATGGATTACAAATGCAGGCTTTGCAGACGTATTTGTAGTATACGCAAAAATCGATGGCGATAAATTTACTGCTTTTATCGTAGAACGCACATACCAAGGGGTTTCTGTTGGTCCAGAAGAGAAGAAAATGGGTATTAAATCATCTTCTACACGTACATTAATTTTAGAAGATGCTGTGGTGCCAGTAGAAAACGTATTAGGTGAAATCGGTCGTGGTCACGTAATCGCATTCAACATCTTAAATATCGGACGTTATAAATTAGGAGTAGGTACAGTAGGAGCTTCAAAACGTGCATTTGAACTTGCAGTAGCGTACACAAACCAACGTCAACAATTCAAAACAAAATTATCAGATTTCAACTTAACGAAAGAAAAACTCGCAACGATGGCATCTCAAATTTATGCGTCTGAGTCATTAAACTATCGCACAGTTGGTTACTTCGAGGACCGTTTAAGTCAGTTATCTGAAGCAGAGCAAAAAGACGGTAAAGCAATCGCAGGTGCTATCGCAGAATATGCAATCGAATGTTCAATCGCAAAAGTATTCGGCTCTGAAACATTAGATTATGTAGCAGACGAGGCAGTGCAATTACACGGTGGCTACGGCTTCATGGCAGAGTACGAAGTAGAGCGCATTTACCGCGACTCTCGTATCAACCGTATTTTCGAAGGTACAAACGAAATCAACCGTATGATCGTGCCAGGTACATTCATGAAAAAAGCATTAAAAGGTGAGTTACCGTTATTACAAGTAGCACAAGAGCTACAAAACGAGCTATTAATGTTAATGCCTGAAGAAATCGGCAATGAAGCATTAGAGCAAGAAAAATATTTAGTGAAAAACGCGAAAAAAATTGCGGTACTTGCAGCAGGTGCAGCAGCTCAGCGCTTCGGAGCAAAATTAGATGCAGAGCAAGAAGTTCTTGTAAACATCGCTAACATTGCAAATCAACTATACGCAATGGAATCAGCTGTTATTCGTACGCAAAAAGCAATTGCACGTGACGGTGAAGAAAAAGCAGCACAAAAAATTCTCTACACACAAATTTTCTGCCAAGAAGCATTTGCAGAAATCGAAAAAGAAGCAAAAGAAACATTAATCGCATCAGTTGAAGGTGACAATGCACGTATGATCCTTTCAGCGCTACGTAAGTTAACACGTAACAACCCATACAACTTAATTCTGAAAAAACGCCAAGCTTCAGTGAAGTTAATCGAAGCTGAAAAGTTTGTCGTTTAA
- a CDS encoding acetyl-CoA C-acetyltransferase, which yields MREAVIVAGARTPIGRAKKGTLANTRPDDFGAVVVKETLKRAGYEGPVDDLIMGCAMPEAEQGMNVARLVGALAGLPDTTPALTVNRFCSSGLQTIAYAAERIMLGHAKAIVAGGTESMSMIPMTGNTVRLNPKLAEEAPQYYIGMGHTAEEVANRYNVSRADQDAFAVRSHELAEKAIKEGKFRDEIVPVEVVEYFVDENNQLKEKKIVFDTDEGVRPGTSIEGLAKLRPAFNVKGSVTAGNASQTSDGAAAVLVMDREEAEKQGMKPLAKFLGFAVGGVPPEVMGIGPIVAVPKALEIAGITQDQVDLWEINEAFASQSIQVVRELGIDIDKVNVNGGAIALGHPLGATGAILSIKLINELKRRGGKYGVVTMCIGGGMGAAGVFEVL from the coding sequence ATGCGTGAAGCCGTTATCGTTGCAGGTGCACGAACACCAATCGGTCGAGCAAAAAAAGGAACACTTGCGAACACTCGTCCAGATGATTTTGGTGCAGTAGTAGTAAAAGAAACGTTAAAACGTGCGGGTTATGAAGGTCCGGTTGATGATTTAATTATGGGATGTGCGATGCCAGAAGCAGAGCAAGGTATGAATGTAGCACGCTTAGTTGGTGCGCTAGCTGGCCTTCCAGATACAACACCAGCACTAACAGTAAACCGCTTCTGTTCATCGGGCTTACAAACAATTGCTTACGCAGCAGAGCGCATTATGCTTGGCCACGCAAAAGCGATCGTTGCAGGTGGTACAGAATCAATGAGTATGATTCCAATGACAGGTAACACAGTGCGTTTAAATCCGAAATTAGCTGAAGAAGCACCACAGTATTATATTGGCATGGGCCACACAGCAGAAGAAGTAGCAAATCGTTATAACGTTAGTCGTGCAGATCAAGATGCTTTCGCGGTACGCTCTCATGAGTTAGCCGAAAAGGCAATAAAAGAAGGTAAATTCAGAGATGAAATCGTACCAGTAGAAGTTGTTGAATACTTTGTTGATGAAAATAATCAATTAAAAGAAAAGAAAATCGTTTTCGATACAGATGAGGGCGTTCGTCCAGGAACATCAATTGAAGGCTTAGCTAAGTTACGCCCAGCTTTCAACGTCAAAGGTTCGGTAACAGCTGGTAATGCTTCGCAAACATCTGACGGCGCGGCAGCAGTACTTGTCATGGACCGTGAAGAAGCAGAAAAGCAAGGCATGAAGCCGCTTGCGAAATTCTTAGGTTTTGCGGTTGGAGGGGTGCCACCGGAAGTAATGGGAATTGGTCCAATTGTAGCAGTACCAAAAGCGTTAGAAATCGCGGGTATTACACAAGATCAGGTTGATTTATGGGAAATTAACGAAGCATTCGCCTCACAGTCAATTCAAGTTGTGCGTGAGCTAGGCATCGATATTGATAAAGTAAACGTAAACGGTGGCGCGATTGCTCTTGGGCATCCACTAGGGGCTACAGGTGCTATACTTTCAATCAAGCTAATTAACGAACTAAAACGCCGCGGTGGTAAATACGGTGTCGTAACAATGTGTATCGGCGGAGGTATGGGCGCAGCGGGCGTATTTGAAGTACTGTAA
- a CDS encoding 3-hydroxyacyl-CoA dehydrogenase/enoyl-CoA hydratase family protein, with the protein MSYNIQKVAVLGSGVMGSGIAAHLANIGIPTLLLDIAPNGLTKEEEAKGLTLDSKAVKNRFVNSAMQKLLKQKPAPLSTKKNLALITPGNFDDDLDKLKDVDWIIEVIVEKLDIKKGLFEKIDAVRKQGTIISSNTSGVSINAMAEGRSEDFQAHFLGTHFFNPPRYLKLLEVIPSKTTKPEVVSFMQAFGEDVLGKGVVIAKDTPNFIANRIGTYGLIVTMNEMIARNYSVGEVDSVTGPIIGRPKSATFRTLDVVGLDTFAHVAKNVYDHTTGAEQQVFEESLILNKMITNGWLGAKSGQGFFKKEGKTILELNLSTFEYEPTKKLVAPSLEMAKQAKGPGGKLKTLIYANDRVGELLWNSFAPTLLYSAQLTGEIADDIVAIDNAMKWGFGWAQGPFEMWDAIGVEKSVEKMKEEGSEIPAFVTGLLDKGFTTFYSEIDGDLAYYNGTEYVKVPVNEKAIDLKRYKKKHGVIKSNSGASLIDLGDGIALLEFHSKSNAIGLDIVQMINFAIDEVEKNFKGLVIGNQGKNFCVGANLAMILMEAQDDNIFELDFVIKSFQQAMRRIKYSTKPVVAAPFQMALGGGAEVCLPATHIQASAETYMGLVEVGVGLIPGGGGNIGLYEKFIKGLPNGVEVDYQNIANKVFETIALAKVSTSGEEARENNFLNFADGISVNPDHLIYDAKQAALALADAGYTPPVKSTVKVVGAPGYATLLLGAQGMFDSGYITEHDLKIAKKLAYVIAGGKVPYGTEVSEDYLLNLEKQAFLELVADQKSQMRMQHMLVKGKPLRN; encoded by the coding sequence GTGTCTTACAACATTCAAAAAGTAGCGGTTTTAGGTTCAGGGGTTATGGGTTCAGGTATTGCAGCACATTTAGCAAACATCGGTATTCCTACATTATTATTAGATATCGCGCCAAACGGGCTTACGAAAGAAGAAGAGGCTAAGGGTTTAACGCTTGATTCGAAAGCAGTAAAAAATCGTTTCGTTAATTCGGCTATGCAAAAATTACTAAAGCAAAAGCCAGCGCCACTTTCTACGAAAAAAAATCTAGCCTTAATTACACCAGGTAACTTTGACGATGATTTAGATAAATTAAAAGATGTCGATTGGATTATCGAAGTTATCGTAGAAAAATTAGACATTAAAAAAGGGTTATTCGAAAAGATTGATGCAGTTCGTAAACAAGGCACAATCATTTCATCAAATACATCAGGGGTAAGCATAAACGCGATGGCGGAAGGGCGTTCAGAGGATTTCCAAGCACATTTTCTTGGCACACATTTCTTCAACCCGCCACGCTATTTAAAACTACTAGAAGTCATTCCATCAAAAACGACAAAGCCAGAAGTAGTGTCGTTCATGCAAGCATTTGGAGAAGACGTACTTGGTAAAGGGGTCGTAATTGCTAAAGACACACCAAACTTTATCGCTAACCGTATCGGTACTTACGGTTTAATCGTCACAATGAATGAAATGATTGCACGTAACTACTCAGTGGGCGAGGTAGATTCGGTAACAGGTCCAATTATTGGCCGTCCAAAATCGGCAACATTCCGTACGCTAGATGTTGTCGGTCTTGATACATTCGCTCACGTTGCGAAAAACGTATATGACCACACAACTGGCGCGGAACAGCAAGTATTTGAAGAGTCACTAATCTTAAACAAAATGATTACAAACGGTTGGTTAGGTGCAAAGTCAGGTCAAGGTTTCTTCAAAAAAGAGGGCAAAACTATTTTGGAGCTAAATTTATCAACATTTGAATATGAGCCAACGAAAAAGCTCGTTGCACCATCACTTGAAATGGCGAAGCAAGCAAAAGGTCCAGGCGGCAAATTAAAAACGTTAATTTACGCAAATGACCGTGTAGGCGAATTATTATGGAACTCATTCGCACCAACATTACTTTATTCAGCACAGCTTACAGGTGAAATTGCAGACGACATCGTAGCAATTGATAACGCAATGAAATGGGGCTTCGGCTGGGCACAAGGTCCATTCGAGATGTGGGATGCAATAGGCGTAGAAAAATCAGTCGAAAAAATGAAAGAAGAAGGTAGTGAGATTCCAGCATTTGTTACAGGGTTACTTGATAAAGGCTTCACAACATTCTATTCAGAAATCGACGGCGATTTAGCTTACTATAACGGTACTGAATACGTAAAAGTACCAGTAAACGAAAAAGCAATCGACTTAAAACGCTATAAGAAAAAGCATGGTGTCATCAAGTCAAATTCAGGTGCAAGTTTAATCGACTTAGGTGACGGTATTGCCTTACTTGAATTTCACTCAAAATCAAATGCAATTGGCTTAGATATCGTACAAATGATTAACTTTGCGATTGATGAAGTTGAGAAAAACTTCAAAGGGCTTGTCATCGGAAACCAAGGCAAAAATTTCTGTGTAGGAGCCAATCTTGCAATGATTTTAATGGAAGCACAAGACGATAATATTTTCGAGCTTGATTTCGTGATTAAGTCATTCCAGCAAGCAATGCGTCGTATTAAATATTCGACAAAACCAGTAGTTGCAGCACCTTTCCAAATGGCCTTAGGTGGTGGAGCGGAAGTATGTTTACCGGCTACACATATTCAAGCATCTGCTGAAACGTATATGGGGCTGGTTGAAGTTGGTGTAGGTTTAATCCCAGGTGGTGGCGGTAATATTGGACTTTATGAAAAATTCATTAAAGGCTTACCAAATGGTGTAGAAGTAGACTATCAAAATATTGCCAATAAAGTATTTGAAACAATTGCGCTGGCGAAAGTTTCAACATCTGGTGAAGAGGCACGTGAAAATAACTTCTTAAACTTCGCAGACGGAATTTCAGTGAATCCGGATCACTTAATTTATGACGCAAAACAAGCAGCATTAGCACTTGCAGATGCAGGCTACACACCACCAGTGAAAAGCACTGTAAAAGTAGTGGGTGCACCGGGCTATGCGACATTATTATTAGGGGCACAAGGCATGTTCGATTCAGGCTACATTACAGAGCACGACTTAAAAATCGCGAAAAAGCTTGCATACGTAATCGCGGGCGGTAAAGTACCATACGGAACAGAAGTGTCTGAAGATTACCTATTAAACTTAGAAAAGCAAGCGTTCCTAGAGCTAGTAGCAGACCAAAAATCACAAATGCGTATGCAGCACATGTTAGTAAAAGGAAAGCCGTTACGTAACTAA
- a CDS encoding thioredoxin family protein encodes MQEITTIEQFTELTGTDKAIIIKFFAGWCPDCTRMDMFIDPIIEEYNQYDWYSINRDNFPDLAEKYQVMGIPSLLIFKNGEKLAHLHSANAKSPAQVEEFLNAQA; translated from the coding sequence ATGCAAGAAATTACAACAATTGAACAATTCACAGAACTAACAGGGACAGACAAAGCCATCATCATTAAGTTCTTCGCTGGCTGGTGCCCAGACTGTACGCGTATGGATATGTTTATCGATCCAATTATTGAAGAATACAACCAATATGACTGGTACTCAATTAACCGTGATAACTTCCCAGATTTAGCTGAGAAATATCAAGTCATGGGGATTCCATCATTATTAATCTTCAAAAACGGTGAAAAATTAGCTCACTTACATAGCGCTAATGCAAAGTCACCTGCACAAGTTGAAGAGTTCTTAAACGCACAAGCGTAA